Proteins encoded in a region of the Vicia villosa cultivar HV-30 ecotype Madison, WI linkage group LG5, Vvil1.0, whole genome shotgun sequence genome:
- the LOC131604983 gene encoding rho GTPase-activating protein 1-like, producing the protein MAQVLHSPTPSSHFSSSTTPPASSDDTILILSTDQEQHQPPSLSSSSSSSSFSSLAVAVNNSFSAVTECEAEGKKTQQELSLLAILVTLLRKSLVSCSTDSAAMEIAAAMDIGHPTNVRHVAHVTFDRFNGFLGLPREFEPQLPTIPPSASATVFGVSTESMKLSYDTRGNIVPTILLLMQRHLYAQGGLQAEGIFRINADNNREDYVREQLSKGVVPQDIDVHCLAGLIKAWFRELPRGILDSLSPEQVMQCQTEEDCAELAKQLPHTEASLLEWTINLMADVVQEERLNKMNARNIAMVFAPNMTRMVDPLTALMYAVQVMNFLKTLVSSTLKARKEGF; encoded by the exons ATGGCTCAAGTCCTACACTCTCCAACACCATCCTCCCATTTCTCTTCATCAACCACTCCTCCAGCTTCTTCTGATGACACCATTCTCATTCTCTCTACCGACCAAGAACAACACCAACCaccatcactctcttcttcttcatcttcttcttctttttcttctttagcCGTGGCAGTTAACAACAGTTTTTCTGCAGTAACAGAATGTGAAGCAGAGGGGAAAAAGACACAGCAAGAGCTATCCCTTTTGGCCATTCTTGTGACCCTTTTGAGGAAATCCTTAGTTTCTTGCTCTACTGATTCTGCTGCCATGGAAATCGCTGCTGCTATGGATATCGGTCACCCGACTAACGTGCGCCACGTTGCGCATGTTACTTTCGATAGGTTCAATGGTTTCTTGGGTTTGCCTCGAGAGTTTGAACCTCAACTCCCCACTATACCTCCTAGTGCCAG TGCAACTGTTTTTGGAGTTTCAACAGAATCCATGAAACTATCATATGACACAAGAGGGAACATTGTGCCAACGATTCTACTACTAATGCAAAGACACTTGTATGCTCAAGGAGGATTACAG GCAGAGGGAATTTTCAGAATTAACGCGGATAATAATCGAGAGGACTATGTTAGGGAACAATTGAGTAAGGGAGTGGTTCCTCAAGACATTGATGTACATTGTTTAGCAGGATTGATTAAG GCTTGGTTTAGGGAGCTGCCAAGAGGTATTCTGGATTCTTTATCTCCAGAGCAGGTGATGCAATGCCAAACAGAAGAGGATTGTGCAGAACTCGCGAAACAGTTACCTCATACTGAAGCTTCGCTTTTGGAATGGACTATCAATCTGATGGCTGATGTTGTTCAAGAGGAACGTCTTAATAAGATGAACGCGCGCAACATTGCTATGGTTTTCGCACCAAACATGACTCGT ATGGTAGATCCTTTGACTGCACTGATGTATGCAGTTCAAGTGATGAACTTCTTGAAGACACTTGTATCAAGCACACTAAAGGCAAGGAAGGAGGGATTCTGA
- the LOC131601827 gene encoding protein transport protein SEC23 D-like isoform X1 produces the protein MAVRATVSRFPIDADAREGSGLLWGVTVAPFAAADENGQSPAYGSGGDLLPRCENCWAYFNTYCELEQWSWACSLCGNLNGLSSNAIERYSRPQSCAEMMSSFVDLELPQEESDAAALQACPVYVAAVDLSSSEEFLELTKSALLAALEALAPGSLFGLATFSHKLGLYDVQGPIPVVKNVFIPPDAEGTLTIELEDVMPLLQFLAPVDTCKDRIASTLETLRPTTSWERTTGAGQGLDGVLLGGRGFGVAMEALCSYLGSEYGNTFALARIFAFLSGPPDYGAGQLDTRRYGEQYASKGEDADRALLPEQTPFYKDLAAVAVQVGVCVDIFAVTNEYTDLASLKFLSIESGGSLFFYTSTEDSTLPQDMYRMLSRPYAFGCVLRLRTSTEFKPGNSYGHFFPDPQYENVQHVICCDSYATYAYDFVFENNIGFSRSKSDVPTLQIAFQYSVVVPPQELSSSGGVSTSRTKHHSLQRRLRIRTVQFGVAQDIHELYDSCDPEVVLSLLVHKVILASLEEGVREGRLLLQEWLVILAAQYNDAYKLVQYSNGNSIRSQIDVAFSQCPQLQPLPRLIFALLRNPLLRFHEEGVHPDYRIYLQCLFSALEPSSLHRAVYPVLTSYATPDKQAYPRHSLSRAALLTSGSPIFFLDAFTVLIVFYSSTADPTLPFPPPHDCLLRTTINKLKKERSITPKLIFIRGGHDDASVFENFLIEEQDVDGSGLTSVMGFVSFLEDITQKVLEFIK, from the exons atggcgGTAAGAGCCACAGTATCACGGTTTCCAATTGATGCGGACGCGCGCGAGGGTTCCGGCCTCCTATGGGGAGTAACCGTCGCACCATTCGCCGCCGCCGACGAAAACGGCCAATCTCCGGCATACGGATCCGGCGGCGACCTCTTACCCCGGTGCGAGAATTGCTGGGCTTACTTCAACACCTACTGTGAGCTTGAACAATGGTCATGGGCTTGCTCCCTCTGCGGAAACCTCAACGGCCTCTCTTCCAACGCGATCGAACGCTATTCTCGACCGCAATCGTGCGCCGAGATGATGTCCTCTTTCGTAGATCTCGAATTGCCTC AAGAAGAATCTGatgctgctgcattgcaagcaTGTCCTGTTTATGTTGCTGCTGTTGACTTGTCGT CTTCAGAGGAATTTCTGGAACTCACTAAAAGTGCATTACTGGCAGCTTTGGAAG CGCTTGCTCCCGGTTCACTTTTTGGGCTTGCTACCTTCAGCCACAAACTAGGACTGTATGATGTTCAAGGTCCAATACCTGTTGTGAAAAATGTTTTCATCCCTCCTGATGCAGAGGGAACCTTAACAATTGAGCTTGAAGATGTCATGCCTTTGTTACAGTTTCTGGCTCCT GTGGATACCTGTAAGGACCGTATTGCATCCACACTTGAAACACTTAGGCCAACAACTTCATGGGAGAGAACCACAGGAGCAGGTCAAGGACTGGATGGTGTTCTGCTAGGTGGGCGTGGTTTTGGGGTGGCAATGGAAGCCCTCTGCAGTTACCTTGGATCTGAATATGGAAACACTTTTGCACTAG CTAGAATCTTTGCTTTCTTGTCTGGTCCTCCTGATTATGGAGCTGGACAATTGGACACGAGACGATATGGTGAGCAGTATGCAAGCAAAGGGGAGGACGCGGATCGTGCTTTACTCCCAGAGCAGACACCTTTTTATAAAGATCTG GCTGCTGTTGCTGTTCAAGTAGGTGTATGTGTTGACATATTTGCTGTAACAAATGAGTACACTGATTTGGCATCCCTAAAATTTTTGAGTATTGAAAGCGGGGGTTCCTTATTTTTTTATACAAGTACCGAAGATTCAACTTTGCCTCAGGATAT GTATCGAATGCTGAGTAGGCCATATGCTTTTGGCTGTGTTCTGCGATTAAGAACCTCAACTGAATTTAAACCTGGAAATTCT TATGGTCACTTCTTTCCAGATCCACAGTATGAAAATGTTCAACATGTAATATGCTGTGATTCATATGCTACATATGCTTATGACTTTGTGTTTGAGAACAACATTGGGTTTTCAAG aagTAAATCAGATGTTCCTACACTCCAGATTGCATTCCAGTACTCAGTTGTAGTTCCTCCTCAGGAGCTTTCCAGTTCAGGAGGGGTATCTACAAGCAG AACAAAGCATCATTCTCTTCAACGCCGGCTAAGGATCCGAACAGTGCAGTTTGGCGTTGCTCAGGACATTCACGAACTTTACGACAGCTGTGATCCTGAAGTTGTTCTATCTTTGCTTGTGCATAAG GTTATACTCGCCTCTTTGGAGGAAGGAGTTCGGGAGGGTAGACTTTTGCTTCAAGAATGGCTAGTGATCCTTGCAGCTCAGTACAATGATGCTTATAAACTTGTTCAGTATAGTAATGGAAATTCAATAAGATCTCAGATTGATGTTGCCTTCTCTCAATGTCCTCAACTGCAGCCCCTACCACGCCTAATCTTTGCTCTCCTTCGAAACCCTCTTCTTCGCTTCCACGAAGAAGGTGTTCATCCTGACTATCGGATCTATCTTCAATGCCTGTTTAG TGCTTTGGAACCGAGTTCTCTTCATCGTGCTGTGTATCCAGTATTGACATCATATGCTACTCCAGACAAACAAGCATATCCTCGCCATTCCTTGAGTCGTGCTGCACTGCTTACCAGTGGCAGCCCAATATTTTTCCTGGATGCATTCACAGTTTTGATTGTGTTTTATTCCTCAACTGCAGACCCAACTCTTCCTTTTCCTCCACCCCATGACT GCTTGTTAAGGACTACAATCAACAAATTGAAGAAAGAAAGATCCATCACTCCTAAACTCATATTTATTCGAGGAGGGCATGACGATGCCTCAGTTTTTGAGAACTTTCTGATCGAGGAGCAGGATGTTGATGGAAGTGGTCTTACAAGTGTGATGGGTTTTGTTTCCTTCCTTGAAGATATAACTCAGAAAGTTTTAGAATTCATAAAATAG
- the LOC131601827 gene encoding protein transport protein SEC23 D-like isoform X2 has translation MAVRATVSRFPIDADAREGSGLLWGVTVAPFAAADENGQSPAYGSGGDLLPRCENCWAYFNTYCELEQWSWACSLCGNLNGLSSNAIERYSRPQSCAEMMSSFVDLELPQEESDAAALQACPVYVAAVDLSSSEEFLELTKSALLAALEALAPGSLFGLATFSHKLGLYDVQGPIPVVKNVFIPPDAEGTLTIELEDVMPLLQFLAPVDTCKDRIASTLETLRPTTSWERTTGAGQGLDGVLLGGRGFGVAMEALCSYLGSEYGNTFALARIFAFLSGPPDYGAGQLDTRRYGEQYASKGEDADRALLPEQTPFYKDLAAVAVQVGVCVDIFAVTNEYTDLASLKFLSIESGGSLFFYTSTEDSTLPQDMYRMLSRPYAFGCVLRLRTSTEFKPGNSYGHFFPDPQYENVQHVICCDSYATYAYDFVFENNIGFSSKSDVPTLQIAFQYSVVVPPQELSSSGGVSTSRTKHHSLQRRLRIRTVQFGVAQDIHELYDSCDPEVVLSLLVHKVILASLEEGVREGRLLLQEWLVILAAQYNDAYKLVQYSNGNSIRSQIDVAFSQCPQLQPLPRLIFALLRNPLLRFHEEGVHPDYRIYLQCLFSALEPSSLHRAVYPVLTSYATPDKQAYPRHSLSRAALLTSGSPIFFLDAFTVLIVFYSSTADPTLPFPPPHDCLLRTTINKLKKERSITPKLIFIRGGHDDASVFENFLIEEQDVDGSGLTSVMGFVSFLEDITQKVLEFIK, from the exons atggcgGTAAGAGCCACAGTATCACGGTTTCCAATTGATGCGGACGCGCGCGAGGGTTCCGGCCTCCTATGGGGAGTAACCGTCGCACCATTCGCCGCCGCCGACGAAAACGGCCAATCTCCGGCATACGGATCCGGCGGCGACCTCTTACCCCGGTGCGAGAATTGCTGGGCTTACTTCAACACCTACTGTGAGCTTGAACAATGGTCATGGGCTTGCTCCCTCTGCGGAAACCTCAACGGCCTCTCTTCCAACGCGATCGAACGCTATTCTCGACCGCAATCGTGCGCCGAGATGATGTCCTCTTTCGTAGATCTCGAATTGCCTC AAGAAGAATCTGatgctgctgcattgcaagcaTGTCCTGTTTATGTTGCTGCTGTTGACTTGTCGT CTTCAGAGGAATTTCTGGAACTCACTAAAAGTGCATTACTGGCAGCTTTGGAAG CGCTTGCTCCCGGTTCACTTTTTGGGCTTGCTACCTTCAGCCACAAACTAGGACTGTATGATGTTCAAGGTCCAATACCTGTTGTGAAAAATGTTTTCATCCCTCCTGATGCAGAGGGAACCTTAACAATTGAGCTTGAAGATGTCATGCCTTTGTTACAGTTTCTGGCTCCT GTGGATACCTGTAAGGACCGTATTGCATCCACACTTGAAACACTTAGGCCAACAACTTCATGGGAGAGAACCACAGGAGCAGGTCAAGGACTGGATGGTGTTCTGCTAGGTGGGCGTGGTTTTGGGGTGGCAATGGAAGCCCTCTGCAGTTACCTTGGATCTGAATATGGAAACACTTTTGCACTAG CTAGAATCTTTGCTTTCTTGTCTGGTCCTCCTGATTATGGAGCTGGACAATTGGACACGAGACGATATGGTGAGCAGTATGCAAGCAAAGGGGAGGACGCGGATCGTGCTTTACTCCCAGAGCAGACACCTTTTTATAAAGATCTG GCTGCTGTTGCTGTTCAAGTAGGTGTATGTGTTGACATATTTGCTGTAACAAATGAGTACACTGATTTGGCATCCCTAAAATTTTTGAGTATTGAAAGCGGGGGTTCCTTATTTTTTTATACAAGTACCGAAGATTCAACTTTGCCTCAGGATAT GTATCGAATGCTGAGTAGGCCATATGCTTTTGGCTGTGTTCTGCGATTAAGAACCTCAACTGAATTTAAACCTGGAAATTCT TATGGTCACTTCTTTCCAGATCCACAGTATGAAAATGTTCAACATGTAATATGCTGTGATTCATATGCTACATATGCTTATGACTTTGTGTTTGAGAACAACATTGGGTTTTCAAG TAAATCAGATGTTCCTACACTCCAGATTGCATTCCAGTACTCAGTTGTAGTTCCTCCTCAGGAGCTTTCCAGTTCAGGAGGGGTATCTACAAGCAG AACAAAGCATCATTCTCTTCAACGCCGGCTAAGGATCCGAACAGTGCAGTTTGGCGTTGCTCAGGACATTCACGAACTTTACGACAGCTGTGATCCTGAAGTTGTTCTATCTTTGCTTGTGCATAAG GTTATACTCGCCTCTTTGGAGGAAGGAGTTCGGGAGGGTAGACTTTTGCTTCAAGAATGGCTAGTGATCCTTGCAGCTCAGTACAATGATGCTTATAAACTTGTTCAGTATAGTAATGGAAATTCAATAAGATCTCAGATTGATGTTGCCTTCTCTCAATGTCCTCAACTGCAGCCCCTACCACGCCTAATCTTTGCTCTCCTTCGAAACCCTCTTCTTCGCTTCCACGAAGAAGGTGTTCATCCTGACTATCGGATCTATCTTCAATGCCTGTTTAG TGCTTTGGAACCGAGTTCTCTTCATCGTGCTGTGTATCCAGTATTGACATCATATGCTACTCCAGACAAACAAGCATATCCTCGCCATTCCTTGAGTCGTGCTGCACTGCTTACCAGTGGCAGCCCAATATTTTTCCTGGATGCATTCACAGTTTTGATTGTGTTTTATTCCTCAACTGCAGACCCAACTCTTCCTTTTCCTCCACCCCATGACT GCTTGTTAAGGACTACAATCAACAAATTGAAGAAAGAAAGATCCATCACTCCTAAACTCATATTTATTCGAGGAGGGCATGACGATGCCTCAGTTTTTGAGAACTTTCTGATCGAGGAGCAGGATGTTGATGGAAGTGGTCTTACAAGTGTGATGGGTTTTGTTTCCTTCCTTGAAGATATAACTCAGAAAGTTTTAGAATTCATAAAATAG